TGCGCCGTTGCGGCGTCGCGTTCAGCCGGCCCGAGCCCGCGTCGGCTCGGCCGTCGGCGCGCTCGGCAGCGCGCGCTTCGCGTCCGCGAGCGACGCGTCTCCCGGCCAGTACGGCGCGAACTGGAACCACTGCTCGGGATGTTGGCGGACGAGCTGCTCGAACTCGGCGACGATCCTCGCGAGGATGCGGTCCATCTCCTCGACCGTCGCGTGGCGGCCGACGTGGTGCTCGGTGCCGAGCACGATCCGGTAGTGCCGCGGTCCGACCCGCACGGAGAACACCGGGAAGATGGGAGCGCCGGCGAGCCGCGCGAGCCGGATCGGCCCCGCCTGGAACCAGGCCGGCGCGCCGAAGAAATCGACGAGGCGGGCGCCGTCGCCGCCGAGCGGACGGTCGAGCTGCATCGCGACCACCTCGTTGCGCTTGAGGGCGCGCAGCATGTTGAACGACCCGTACACCGACGTGTCGGAGAGCAGCACGCGCACCCCCGCGGCCTCGCGCGCCTTCTTCACGTACTCGGCGGTGGTCTCGTTCGCCTCGCGCGCCATCACGAGGTTGAAGGGGCACCCGAAGCGAACGAGCGTGCGCGCGCCGATATCCCAGTTGCCGAAGTGGCAGGTGACGAGCACCGCACCGTGCCCGCGCTTGATCGCGGCCTTGATCGGGTCGTCGGTCGGCTCGTCGACGCGCACCGGCTGCGGGCGCGGGCCGAAGTACTCGAGCGTCTCGTTCACGCAGTGGGCGAACGTGATGAACACGTCGAGCGCCGCGAGGTGGTCGCGGATCCAGCCGCGCCGGCCGAGCACGCGCCGCACGTTGGCGAGCGCGCCGCGGCGGTTGCGGCCGACGCAGAGGAAGATGATCGCGGCGATCCACGGCGGCGAGTACCGCTTCCACCACTCGGGGCCGTAGACGCTCCCGAGGTAGGCGAACTTCCTCCACCACAGGCCGTCGAAGCGGA
The DNA window shown above is from Deltaproteobacteria bacterium and carries:
- a CDS encoding lysophospholipid acyltransferase family protein, whose amino-acid sequence is RFDGLWWRKFAYLGSVYGPEWWKRYSPPWIAAIIFLCVGRNRRGALANVRRVLGRRGWIRDHLAALDVFITFAHCVNETLEYFGPRPQPVRVDEPTDDPIKAAIKRGHGAVLVTCHFGNWDIGARTLVRFGCPFNLVMAREANETTAEYVKKAREAAGVRVLLSDTSVYGSFNMLRALKRNEVVAMQLDRPLGGDGARLVDFFGAPAWFQAGPIRLARLAGAPIFPVFSVRVGPRHYRIVLGTEHHVGRHATVEEMDRILARIVAEFEQLVRQHPEQWFQFAPYWPGDASLADAKRALPSAPTAEPTRARAG